A genomic window from Pseudoalteromonas rubra includes:
- a CDS encoding response regulator: protein MPVQPFVNAKILIVEEQQLALSYIKQSLDQLAYKNVQFAENAQLAKESCIHHKFDLIICSFDLSKRQNGYQLYEELLKKRLIRQSTGFIFTSAETSPELVHSIVELQPDDFLVKPFSIKELKARIERVLKRKRSLKALYNLIDDENYSKALKLINSELESGEHAYSPILLKLKGETLLKLKLFDETKQFYRSVLELQKFTWAKLGLVETLIANNEDIMAQKMLKSLVEKSETRLAALDLLSRLELKLNQFEEAQESLVKASQIAPRNIERQKSLSTVARINHDYECSYNAQKEIANFARFSMHDSPEVYLNAARAGIDFALSTDQHDQITRLTRQTQQYLSDLKKQFPNANNQTQIDVLNARLHYLKDEHTKARQLMEQLEDEPQIRSVDAALDKAKAFHELGFQHKAEALFGQIITHCERHQQQKDPTLMHLLQQQQDERKNITMGPKELNNHAVKQFQKGQLDVALEAFTQAFRVMPKNASIALNLLQCLADATGKQATTFNSNLAEKCYKTLSAAQLEPEQQERFDKLQAQLAEMKLDFKA from the coding sequence ATGCCTGTTCAACCCTTTGTAAATGCAAAAATTTTGATCGTGGAAGAACAGCAGCTAGCGCTGAGTTACATTAAACAGTCGCTGGACCAGCTGGCTTACAAAAACGTCCAGTTTGCCGAAAACGCCCAGCTGGCAAAGGAAAGCTGTATCCATCATAAATTCGATTTAATTATTTGCTCGTTTGATCTGAGCAAACGTCAGAATGGGTATCAGCTATACGAGGAGTTGCTTAAAAAACGCCTGATCCGCCAAAGCACCGGATTTATTTTCACCTCCGCTGAAACCAGTCCAGAGTTAGTTCACAGCATCGTTGAGTTGCAACCAGATGACTTCCTGGTGAAGCCTTTTAGCATAAAGGAGCTTAAAGCGCGTATTGAGCGGGTGTTAAAGCGTAAACGTAGCCTTAAGGCGCTCTACAACCTGATTGACGACGAAAATTACTCTAAGGCACTCAAACTCATTAACTCTGAACTTGAGAGCGGTGAGCACGCTTACAGCCCGATTTTACTAAAGCTTAAAGGCGAGACGCTGTTAAAACTTAAGCTGTTTGACGAAACCAAACAATTCTATCGCTCCGTACTTGAGCTGCAAAAGTTTACCTGGGCCAAACTTGGTTTAGTCGAAACCCTGATTGCAAATAATGAAGACATCATGGCGCAAAAAATGCTCAAGTCACTAGTAGAGAAAAGCGAAACCCGACTTGCCGCCTTAGATCTATTGTCTCGCCTGGAGCTCAAACTCAACCAATTTGAAGAAGCGCAGGAGTCGTTGGTAAAAGCCTCTCAAATTGCGCCGCGCAATATTGAGCGTCAGAAATCCCTCAGTACTGTTGCCCGAATTAACCATGATTATGAATGCAGCTACAATGCACAAAAAGAAATCGCTAACTTTGCCCGCTTTTCAATGCATGATAGCCCTGAAGTCTATTTGAATGCAGCACGAGCCGGCATTGACTTTGCGCTCAGCACAGATCAGCACGACCAGATCACCCGTCTCACCCGGCAAACTCAGCAATATCTGAGTGATCTCAAAAAGCAGTTCCCCAATGCCAACAACCAGACTCAAATTGACGTGTTAAACGCACGGCTTCATTACCTAAAAGATGAACATACCAAAGCGCGACAACTCATGGAACAGTTGGAAGATGAACCTCAAATACGCTCGGTTGATGCTGCATTAGATAAAGCCAAAGCCTTCCACGAATTGGGGTTTCAGCACAAAGCAGAAGCGTTGTTTGGTCAAATAATTACGCACTGCGAACGCCATCAGCAGCAGAAAGATCCAACCTTAATGCACCTGCTTCAACAACAACAGGATGAACGCAAAAACATCACAATGGGGCCAAAAGAACTCAATAACCATGCTGTAAAACAGTTCCAGAAGGGGCAGTTAGACGTGGCATTAGAAGCGTTCACACAAGCATTCAGAGTGATGCCTAAAAATGCCAGTATCGCACTCAATTTACTGCAGTGTCTGGCTGATGCAACCGGAAAGCAAGCCACCACATTTAACTCAAATCTGGCAGAAAAGTGCTATAAAACACTGAGTGCAGCACAACTTGAGCCAGAGCAGCAGGAACGTTTCGACAAGCTACAAGCCCAGCTCGCAGAGATGAAACTGGACTTTAAAGCCTAA
- a CDS encoding methyl-accepting chemotaxis protein produces the protein MAKRCTDYTDKENDYPVSYNLLSTTDTKGRITYANQSFCDVAGFELDELEGQPHNLVRHPTMPKAAFKDLWQFIGTGKPWMGIVKNRCKNGDHYWVNAYVTPINDELGQTAEYQSVRTKPEREVVKRAENIYQQLDKGVDAAKLTRSSMSLSAQMMLILLVSYILSMIFTSLPAPWNYLLETLLLAGVLTLTYQRLSPVRRLSKKAKQVYDNPLMQKIYLNKVNDVAAIELALLARGSELRAVLGRVQDASQLVDQHAQATVSECHSNTELLQEQQSQTGSLATAMNEMTAAISDIAGNTSDAANRSEGALRSVLDSNSVVQASMQTNHALCEELSRTQRDIAELNEQTVHIGGVVDVIRDISEQTNLLALNAAIEAARAGEQGRGFAVVADEVRALAQRTQDSTREIDDIVAGLKQRAERAVAAIQNGVEKSTECVAQAEQTKENLASIEHMVKDISALNYEIATATDQMSGASNEINDKAVNISGLANASMQSADTTTAAMKNTEQALADQAALVDQFLLRLSN, from the coding sequence ATGGCCAAAAGGTGTACCGATTATACGGATAAAGAAAATGATTATCCGGTCTCTTATAACCTCTTATCTACCACAGATACAAAAGGGCGGATCACGTACGCGAACCAAAGCTTTTGTGACGTTGCTGGCTTCGAATTAGATGAGCTGGAAGGGCAGCCACATAACCTGGTACGTCACCCAACCATGCCCAAAGCCGCATTTAAAGACCTCTGGCAATTCATCGGAACAGGCAAGCCCTGGATGGGCATAGTAAAAAATCGCTGTAAAAATGGAGACCATTACTGGGTCAATGCTTATGTGACGCCAATCAATGATGAGCTTGGCCAAACTGCCGAGTATCAATCCGTGCGAACCAAGCCCGAACGGGAGGTGGTGAAACGTGCTGAAAACATTTACCAGCAACTTGATAAGGGGGTTGATGCAGCAAAATTGACGCGTTCATCTATGTCTTTGTCAGCTCAAATGATGTTGATCCTATTGGTGTCTTATATATTGAGCATGATTTTTACCAGCTTACCTGCACCATGGAACTATCTCCTGGAGACCTTACTGCTCGCTGGCGTACTCACGTTGACTTATCAAAGGTTGTCACCGGTGCGTCGTTTGAGTAAAAAAGCCAAACAAGTTTACGACAATCCGCTGATGCAAAAAATCTACCTTAATAAAGTGAATGATGTCGCGGCCATTGAGCTGGCGTTGTTGGCTCGGGGTTCTGAGCTACGCGCTGTATTGGGCAGAGTACAGGATGCCAGTCAGCTTGTTGACCAGCATGCACAAGCAACCGTGTCAGAATGCCACAGCAATACCGAGCTATTACAGGAGCAACAAAGTCAGACTGGTTCTTTGGCGACTGCGATGAACGAAATGACCGCTGCGATTTCTGATATTGCGGGCAATACCAGTGATGCAGCGAACCGCTCTGAAGGGGCGTTGCGTTCAGTATTGGATTCGAACTCTGTGGTGCAGGCCAGTATGCAAACAAACCATGCTTTATGCGAAGAGTTGAGCCGCACTCAGCGTGATATTGCTGAGCTAAATGAACAAACCGTGCATATTGGGGGAGTGGTTGATGTGATACGTGATATTTCGGAGCAGACTAATTTGCTAGCTCTGAATGCGGCTATAGAAGCAGCCAGGGCTGGTGAGCAGGGCCGAGGTTTTGCCGTGGTGGCTGATGAAGTAAGGGCATTGGCACAACGTACTCAGGATTCGACCAGAGAGATTGATGATATAGTCGCCGGGCTCAAACAACGGGCTGAGCGCGCGGTAGCGGCGATTCAAAATGGGGTTGAGAAGTCGACTGAATGTGTGGCTCAGGCTGAGCAAACAAAAGAAAACCTGGCCTCGATAGAGCATATGGTAAAAGATATTTCTGCACTGAATTACGAAATAGCCACTGCGACTGACCAAATGTCGGGTGCCAGTAATGAGATAAACGACAAAGCCGTCAATATCTCCGGGCTTGCGAATGCCTCAATGCAAAGTGCAGACACCACCACAGCAGCAATGAAAAATACAGAGCAAGCACTGGCCGATCAAGCTGCATTGGTCGATCAGTTTCTGTTGCGACTCAGTAATTAA
- a CDS encoding TraR/DksA C4-type zinc finger protein encodes MQVLKSTPSALTTEQILAAPESDYMNAEQLAFFRQYLIELHDSTRARIRDTKAQIMDPPELVDLSDRASWEEQCMILMRIVDREQKLLPKIQQALERIRLNEYGYCQETGEPIGIARLLARPTAELCADVKLCSELKEHMYVKDRDV; translated from the coding sequence ATGCAAGTACTTAAATCCACTCCCTCAGCGCTCACAACCGAGCAAATTTTGGCTGCACCTGAATCCGACTATATGAATGCTGAGCAATTGGCATTTTTCAGACAATATCTGATTGAGTTACATGACTCTACCAGAGCGCGCATTCGCGACACCAAAGCACAAATTATGGATCCGCCTGAATTGGTTGATTTGAGTGACAGAGCATCATGGGAGGAGCAATGCATGATCCTGATGCGTATTGTTGACCGTGAGCAAAAGTTGTTACCTAAAATTCAGCAGGCACTGGAGCGGATCCGGCTCAATGAGTACGGCTATTGTCAGGAAACAGGTGAGCCGATCGGCATTGCTCGCTTGCTGGCAAGACCCACTGCTGAATTATGCGCTGACGTAAAACTGTGCTCTGAACTGAAGGAGCACATGTACGTTAAAGACAGAGATGTCTGA
- the zigA gene encoding zinc metallochaperone GTPase ZigA: protein MAKLNTSNLLPVTVLSGFLGAGKTTVLNHILSNREGLKVAVIVNDMSEINIDAATVQNEVSLNRAEEKLVEMSNGCICCTLREDLLEEVNRLAKSGKYDYLVIESTGISEPLPVAETFTFADEQGVSLSDIATLDTMVTVVDAVNFLKDYDRAEALQDVGESLGEEDERSVADLLVEQVEFADVLLISKTDLISDTELKRLQSILRTLNTDAEQIPMAHGKVPLAQVLNTKKFSFEKAQQAPGWLKELRGEHIPETEEFGISSFTFCARRPFHPEKFYDFLHSDELAGKLIRSKGFFWLATRPHFAGSWSQAGGIARHGAAGLFWKAVPRDQWPEDPEYIAAIEEHWVEPFGDMRQELVFIGQGLDKADIIRRLNACLLSEEDVLKGQQAWKTLPDPFPSWEH, encoded by the coding sequence ATGGCTAAGTTAAATACATCAAATTTATTGCCCGTAACCGTGTTGTCAGGTTTTCTAGGGGCAGGAAAAACTACGGTACTTAACCATATTCTAAGTAACCGTGAGGGGCTAAAAGTAGCCGTTATAGTCAATGATATGAGCGAAATCAACATTGATGCTGCGACGGTTCAAAATGAAGTGAGTCTCAATCGGGCTGAGGAAAAATTGGTTGAGATGAGTAATGGGTGCATTTGTTGCACACTCAGAGAAGACCTGCTTGAAGAGGTCAACCGGCTGGCGAAGTCGGGTAAATATGATTACCTGGTGATTGAATCAACTGGCATTTCTGAACCATTGCCTGTGGCCGAAACCTTTACCTTTGCAGATGAGCAGGGGGTAAGTCTATCTGACATCGCCACTTTGGATACCATGGTTACAGTGGTGGATGCGGTGAACTTTCTGAAAGACTACGACAGGGCTGAGGCGTTGCAGGATGTCGGAGAGAGCTTAGGTGAGGAAGATGAGCGTAGTGTGGCCGATTTACTTGTTGAACAGGTTGAATTTGCCGATGTATTGCTGATCAGCAAAACAGATTTGATCTCAGATACCGAGCTTAAACGTTTGCAGAGCATTCTGCGTACACTTAATACCGATGCTGAGCAAATACCCATGGCACATGGCAAGGTCCCTCTGGCGCAGGTGTTAAATACCAAAAAATTCAGTTTTGAAAAAGCCCAGCAGGCACCCGGCTGGCTCAAAGAGCTCAGGGGCGAGCACATTCCGGAAACGGAAGAGTTTGGCATCAGCAGTTTTACTTTTTGTGCCAGAAGACCCTTCCATCCGGAAAAGTTTTATGATTTCTTACATAGTGACGAGCTGGCCGGCAAGCTGATCCGCTCAAAGGGATTTTTCTGGCTGGCAACCCGGCCTCACTTTGCCGGTAGCTGGAGTCAGGCTGGGGGAATTGCCAGACATGGCGCGGCAGGGTTATTTTGGAAAGCCGTGCCACGAGATCAGTGGCCAGAAGACCCGGAATATATTGCTGCCATTGAAGAGCACTGGGTTGAGCCTTTTGGCGACATGCGACAGGAATTAGTGTTTATTGGTCAGGGGCTGGATAAAGCAGACATTATCCGCCGCCTGAACGCGTGTTTGCTGAGTGAAGAAGACGTGCTAAAAGGCCAGCAAGCGTGGAAAACGCTGCCGGACCCTTTCCCTTCGTGGGAGCACTAA
- a CDS encoding L-lactate permease, giving the protein MTLPQLLTALVPILSVFLLLVLFRLPARQAMPFSLLLSALSAYLVWQVPWQQISAAALEGLIIALTIIWIVFGAIFLLKVLQHTGAVLTIKHGFARISPDKRVQLIIIAWLFGSFLEGAAGFGTPAAIAAPLLVALGFTPLSAVVLALVADSSAVSFGAVGTPAIVGIGQGAANIDYTQVKHIALTAIGIDIIVAALLPLILVMLYCRFFNNAPSWRSGFAMAPFALFSALAFTLPAYGVAWLLGPEFPSVLGAMAGLAIVCPLAQKGFLLPKPENTTISTTSNTDTPSLSLSRAWLPYVLVAALLVLTRIPSLPFKAILQSVQFEWTHILGSAISVNVMPLYLPGSVFVVTALFALWLQGGTMSHFRLALQNSTRMLLPSVIALGAAVPMVRIFLHSDINDADLPAMPMALAESVALHLSDFWLLIAPLVGALGAFIAGSATFSNLMFASFQQALATEAGLDMQLVLALQMLGANGGNMIAVVNVVAAASVVGLHGKEGDIIRYTLIPMLYYCLTASLIAWLIFV; this is encoded by the coding sequence ATGACGCTACCGCAACTACTCACGGCCCTGGTGCCAATCCTTAGCGTGTTTCTCTTGCTGGTATTATTTAGGTTACCTGCGAGGCAAGCTATGCCATTTAGTTTGCTGCTTAGCGCTTTATCCGCCTATTTGGTCTGGCAAGTTCCCTGGCAACAAATCTCAGCCGCCGCACTGGAAGGCTTGATCATCGCACTGACCATAATATGGATTGTTTTCGGGGCAATCTTTTTACTCAAGGTGCTACAACACACCGGTGCTGTCCTCACCATTAAACACGGGTTCGCCCGGATCAGTCCCGACAAACGTGTACAGCTGATTATCATTGCCTGGTTATTTGGCAGCTTTCTGGAGGGGGCAGCCGGATTTGGTACACCCGCAGCCATCGCTGCGCCTTTGCTGGTTGCCCTGGGGTTTACGCCGCTGAGCGCGGTTGTACTGGCACTGGTAGCCGACTCCAGTGCGGTCTCATTTGGTGCCGTTGGTACACCGGCGATTGTCGGAATTGGCCAGGGTGCAGCGAATATCGACTACACACAGGTTAAGCACATTGCTTTAACCGCCATTGGTATTGATATTATTGTTGCAGCCCTGTTACCGTTGATTTTAGTTATGCTGTATTGTCGCTTTTTCAACAATGCCCCAAGTTGGCGATCCGGATTTGCGATGGCGCCTTTTGCCCTATTCAGTGCGCTGGCTTTTACCCTGCCCGCATATGGCGTTGCCTGGTTACTGGGACCAGAGTTTCCCTCTGTGCTGGGCGCCATGGCAGGATTAGCGATTGTCTGCCCCTTAGCGCAAAAAGGGTTTCTATTGCCTAAACCCGAAAACACAACAATATCAACGACGTCGAATACTGACACTCCTTCATTGAGCCTGAGCAGAGCCTGGTTGCCCTATGTATTAGTTGCCGCATTGCTCGTGCTAACCCGGATCCCCTCACTGCCGTTCAAGGCAATACTTCAAAGCGTTCAGTTTGAATGGACCCATATCCTGGGATCCGCCATTTCAGTTAATGTCATGCCTCTGTACCTGCCTGGCAGTGTATTTGTCGTAACCGCGCTTTTTGCCTTGTGGTTGCAAGGCGGCACGATGTCACACTTTCGTCTTGCCCTGCAAAACAGTACCCGTATGTTATTGCCCTCTGTCATCGCATTGGGCGCAGCCGTGCCTATGGTACGCATCTTTCTTCACTCAGATATAAATGACGCAGACCTGCCTGCCATGCCGATGGCACTGGCTGAATCTGTCGCGTTACACTTGAGTGACTTTTGGCTATTGATTGCACCCCTGGTGGGTGCATTAGGGGCGTTTATCGCGGGCTCCGCAACCTTTTCTAATCTGATGTTTGCCAGCTTTCAGCAAGCATTGGCTACAGAAGCCGGGCTGGATATGCAGCTGGTGCTGGCACTACAAATGCTTGGCGCAAATGGTGGCAATATGATTGCGGTGGTCAATGTGGTGGCAGCCGCCAGTGTCGTCGGCCTGCATGGCAAAGAGGGTGATATTATTCGTTACACCCTGATTCCCATGCTTTATTACTGCCTGACGGCCAGCCTGATTGCCTGGCTGATTTTTGTTTAG
- the nth gene encoding endonuclease III: MNKAKRHEILTRLRDDNPNPETELEYTSPFELLVAVTLSAQATDVSVNKATRKLFPVANTPQAIIDLGVDGLRDYIKTIGLFNSKANNVYKMCHILMEQHGGEVPENREALEALPGVGRKTANVVLNCAFGWPTIAVDTHIFRVSNRTKFAMGKDVVAVEEKLEKVVPKEFKVDVHHWLILLGRYVCTARKPKCGSCIIEDLCEFKEKTE; the protein is encoded by the coding sequence ATGAATAAAGCAAAACGACACGAAATTCTCACCCGTCTACGGGATGACAACCCTAACCCGGAGACTGAACTGGAATACACCTCGCCTTTCGAGCTGCTGGTCGCCGTCACTTTGTCGGCTCAGGCCACTGATGTGAGTGTCAACAAAGCCACTCGTAAGCTGTTTCCCGTGGCTAACACACCACAGGCGATTATCGACCTGGGTGTCGACGGCCTGAGGGACTATATCAAAACCATCGGCTTATTTAACTCCAAAGCCAATAACGTCTACAAGATGTGTCATATTCTGATGGAGCAGCATGGTGGTGAAGTCCCGGAGAACCGAGAAGCCCTTGAAGCCCTGCCCGGCGTCGGTCGTAAAACCGCTAATGTAGTGCTTAATTGCGCTTTCGGCTGGCCAACCATTGCTGTTGATACACACATATTTCGCGTTTCAAACCGCACTAAATTTGCCATGGGTAAAGATGTGGTCGCAGTTGAAGAGAAACTAGAAAAGGTGGTGCCAAAAGAGTTTAAAGTCGACGTCCACCACTGGCTGATTTTACTCGGTCGCTACGTGTGTACCGCACGCAAGCCTAAATGTGGCAGCTGTATCATCGAAGACTTGTGCGAGTTTAAAGAGAAAACAGAGTAA
- a CDS encoding electron transport complex subunit E — protein sequence MSEFKQLAHEGMWKNNPALVQLLGLCPLLAVTSTITNALGLGLATLLVLVGSNVTVSIVRNWVPKDIRIPVFVMIIAAFVTIVQLLMNAYTFGLYQSLGIFIPLIVTNCAIIGRAEAYASKNTPLLSAWDGIMMGLGFGAVLVLLGAMRELIGQGTLFDGANLLLGDWATALRIEVIEFDSQFLVAILPPGAFLGLGLIIAAKNYVDARKEAQAEPVDNPEKAPRARVTSLD from the coding sequence ATGAGTGAATTTAAACAACTCGCCCACGAGGGGATGTGGAAAAACAACCCAGCACTCGTGCAGCTGCTAGGCCTGTGTCCATTGCTGGCCGTCACCAGCACCATCACCAATGCTTTGGGCCTGGGGCTGGCCACTTTACTGGTACTGGTGGGCTCCAATGTCACCGTTTCCATAGTAAGAAACTGGGTACCCAAAGACATCCGGATCCCGGTCTTTGTGATGATCATTGCCGCCTTTGTAACTATTGTGCAACTACTTATGAACGCTTACACGTTCGGTCTTTATCAGTCATTGGGGATCTTTATTCCGCTTATCGTCACCAACTGTGCCATCATTGGTCGTGCCGAAGCATATGCCTCTAAAAATACGCCCCTGCTTTCGGCATGGGATGGCATTATGATGGGCCTGGGCTTTGGTGCTGTGCTGGTGTTACTTGGCGCCATGCGCGAGCTAATTGGCCAGGGTACCCTGTTTGATGGTGCAAACTTGTTACTGGGCGACTGGGCAACGGCACTGCGGATCGAAGTCATCGAGTTCGATAGTCAATTCCTGGTGGCCATTTTGCCGCCCGGCGCATTTTTAGGACTCGGTTTAATCATTGCAGCCAAAAATTATGTCGATGCCCGCAAAGAAGCTCAGGCTGAACCTGTCGACAACCCTGAAAAGGCGCCTCGAGCCAGAGTCACCAGCTTAGATTAA